The following proteins are encoded in a genomic region of Oncorhynchus keta strain PuntledgeMale-10-30-2019 chromosome 35, Oket_V2, whole genome shotgun sequence:
- the LOC118384030 gene encoding histone deacetylase 8-like, translating to MEPARDMGQKAVVKPHVATIKEMAKFHTDSRYLEHLHKISQDGDDDDPQSGDFGLGYDCPVVEGIYDNAAAVGGATLTAPQCLLDKRGEVATDWSGGWHHAKK from the exons ATGGAGCCGGCGCGAGATATGGGTCAGAAAGC TGTTGTGAAGCCCCATGTTGCAACCATTAAGGAGATGGCCAAGTTCCACACAGACTCACGCTACCTGGAGCACCTCCACAAAATCAGCCAGGACGGAGACGATGATGACCCCCAGTCCGGAGACTTTGGCCTGG GTTATGACTGTCCAGTGGTGGAGGGTATCTATGACAATGCTGCAGCGGTGGGTGGTGCCACCCTGACAGCCCCCCAGTGCCTGCTGGATAAGAGGGGTGAGGTGGCCACCGACTGGTCAGGAGGCTGGCACCACGCCAAGAAGTAA